One window of Sulfurospirillum sp. 1612 genomic DNA carries:
- a CDS encoding 16S rRNA (uracil(1498)-N(3))-methyltransferase, with translation MQFLYHELAKDATLTLDAKAYSHVLKVRRAKIGDRLFVRNMIDDILYEYTITSINKKYANLDLIGEKYLKIEAEKAIHVGWCVVDPKMIEKTLPFLNELGVSTISFVYCEFSQQQFKIDLDRLKRILINSSQQCGRSHLMHLEVFDTLAAYVARYPDSKIIDFSENRLKNETDGTTFLIGCEGGFSSAERDLFPPEKRVGLQTPMILRSETALLSLCSHLLT, from the coding sequence ATGCAATTTTTATATCATGAGCTGGCAAAAGATGCGACACTAACCCTAGATGCCAAAGCCTATTCCCATGTTCTGAAAGTCAGACGCGCCAAGATTGGAGATAGGCTTTTTGTGCGAAATATGATTGATGATATTTTGTATGAGTACACGATTACATCTATCAATAAAAAATATGCCAATTTGGATTTAATCGGAGAAAAATATCTCAAAATTGAAGCAGAAAAAGCCATTCATGTGGGTTGGTGTGTCGTAGACCCTAAGATGATTGAAAAAACACTTCCTTTTCTCAATGAACTGGGCGTCTCAACCATCAGTTTTGTATATTGTGAATTTTCACAACAACAATTTAAGATTGACTTAGACCGCCTCAAGCGTATTTTAATCAACTCGTCACAACAATGTGGACGAAGCCATTTGATGCATCTCGAAGTTTTTGATACTTTAGCCGCATATGTCGCGCGTTATCCTGATAGTAAGATTATAGATTTTAGTGAAAATAGACTCAAAAATGAAACAGATGGTACAACATTTTTGATTGGGTGTGAAGGAGGATTTTCGTCTGCTGAGCGGGATTTATTTCCCCCTGAAAAAAGGGTGGGCTTGCAAACGCCGATGATATTAAGAAGCGAAACGGCACTTTTAAGTCTCTGCTCCCATCTATTAACTTGA
- the rpmE gene encoding 50S ribosomal protein L31 gives MKKDIHPEYVACTVSCACGNKFETMSNKPEIKIDICNECHPFFTGSEKIVDAAGRVEKFKKKYNLK, from the coding sequence ATGAAAAAAGATATTCACCCTGAATATGTCGCTTGTACGGTCAGTTGCGCTTGTGGAAATAAATTTGAAACAATGTCTAATAAACCAGAAATCAAGATCGATATCTGTAATGAATGCCATCCTTTTTTCACGGGCAGTGAAAAAATAGTGGATGCCGCCGGTAGAGTTGAAAAATTTAAGAAAAAATATAATTTAAAATAG